The following are encoded in a window of Scophthalmus maximus strain ysfricsl-2021 chromosome 6, ASM2237912v1, whole genome shotgun sequence genomic DNA:
- the LOC124850057 gene encoding LOW QUALITY PROTEIN: ubiquitin thioesterase OTU1-like (The sequence of the model RefSeq protein was modified relative to this genomic sequence to represent the inferred CDS: inserted 1 base in 1 codon), with translation MLRLRCKTKNGSHIMQGLTHQSCVQELKRKVEELTGIPCDVQKIMVGYPPSSLDLQNGDAHLQDYPIKSGDTLIVEEEKNKPKPQDLPSVTKAPRLETSTMLARRVVPADNSCLFTSVYYVVEGGVYDPVCAPEMRGLIAQIVSSDPAAYCEAVXGKTNEEYCSWIRRDDTWGGAIEVSILSKFYQCEICVVDTQTVRVDRFGEDAGYHKRVLLIYDGIHYDPLQKEAASSDAPPQTIFSTTDDVILAQALELADEARRKRQFTDVNRFALRCMVCQTGLVGQKEAREHAKETGHTNFGEV, from the exons ATGTTGAGGCTTCGCTGTAAGACCAAAAATGGCAGCCACATCATGCAGGGCCTGACCCACCAGTCGTGTGTCcaggagctgaagaggaaggtggaggaacTGACCGGGATCCCCTGTGACGTGCAGAAGATCATGGTGGGTTATCCCCCGTCCAGCCTCGACCTTCAGAACGGAGACGCTCACCTGCAGGACTACCCCATCAAGTCAG GAGACACGCTGATtgttgaggaagaaaaaaacaagccgaAGCCTCAGGATCTTCCGTCTGTGACTAAAGCTCCTCGACTGGAAACCTCCACCATGTTGGCTCGTCGAGTGGTTCCTGCTGACAACTCGTGCCTCTTCACCAGTGTCTATTATGTGGTGGAAGGTGGAGTGTATGACCCCGTGTGTGCTCCTGAGATGAGGGGCCTCATTGCCCAGATCGTGTCCAGTGACCCTGCAGCCTATTGTGAAGCGG CTGGAAAGACCAACGAGGAGTACTGCTCCTGGATCCGACGGGACGATACCTGGGGAGGAGCCATCGAAGTTTCCATCCTGTCCAAGTTCTACCAGTGTGAGATCTGTGTGGTGGACACTCAAACGGTCCGAGTGGATCGGTTCGGGGAGGATGCCGGTTACCACAAGCGCGTGCTGCTCATCTACGACGGCATCCACTATGACCCGCTGCAGAAAGAAGCCGCCAGCTCCGACGCCCCGCCCCAGACTATCTTCTCCACCACGGACGACGTCATTCTGGCCCAGGCCCTGGAGCTGGCGGACGAGGCTCGACGCAAGCGTCAGTTCACGGACGTAAACCGCTTTGCGTTGCGCTGCATGGTGTGTCAGACCGGCCTGGTGGGACAGAAGGAGGCTCGGGAGCACGCCAAGGAGACGGGCCACACCAACTTCGGGGAAGTTTGA